One stretch of Prunus persica cultivar Lovell chromosome G1, Prunus_persica_NCBIv2, whole genome shotgun sequence DNA includes these proteins:
- the LOC18793956 gene encoding protein ASPARTIC PROTEASE IN GUARD CELL 2, whose translation MVAVRVKQAVAVLVKVAAVLLFFFLIGGCATTTATATSTIRSTITYPEFQELNVKETIAGTKMNIGPPTAAARNVTSSSSSSPTTTASTSDSGGGGGGKWKVKVVHRDTISLQSHRNGGGHTHAHVFHARMKRDAKRVASLVRRLSHRISSSSNSSTIDEEEEKEEEKGFGSEVVSGMEQGSGEYFVRIGVGSPPRSQYIVIDSGSDIVWVQCQPCSQCYHQSDPIFDPAHSASYMGVSCSSSVCGHLQNPGCHAGRCRYEASYGDGSYTEGTLALETLTLGSTLIQNVAIGCGHMNRGMFVGAAGLLGLGGGPMSFVGQLAGQTGGAFTYCLVSRARRSGTASDTDDAAAASELGGGGGGSIEFGREAMPVGAAWVPLIRNPRAPSFYFVGLAGLGVGGMRVPISEDIFGQSEGGVVMDTGTAVTRFPTVAYEAFRDAFVQQTSNLPRLSSGVSIFDTCYDLNGFVSVRVPTVSFYFSGAGGPILTLPASNFLIPVDDKGSFCFAFAPSPSGLSIIGNIQQEGIQISFDGANGFVGFGPNVC comes from the coding sequence ATGGTAGCCGTACGTGTGAAGCAAGCAGTAGCGGTACTAGTTAAAGTGGCTGCAGtgctgctcttcttcttcctaattGGCGGCTgcgccaccaccaccgccaccgcTACCTCCACCATCCGCAGTACTATTACTTACCCAGAGTTTCAGGAGTTGAACGTAAAAGAAACCATAGCGGGGACCAAAATGAATATCGGGCCACCTACGGCAGCTGCACGCAACGTCacaagcagcagcagcagcagccccACCACCACTGCCAGTACTAGCGATAGtgggggaggaggaggaggaaaatGGAAGGTGAAGGTGGTTCACAGAGACACGATATCATTACAATCTCACCGGAACGGCGGCGGCCATACCCATGCCCACGTTTTCCATGCACGCATGAAAAGGGATGCAAAGAGGGTTGCTAGCCTTGTGCGGCGCCTAAGTCATCGTataagcagcagcagcaacagcagcaccattgatgaggaggaggagaaggaggaggagaagggtTTCGGGTCGGAAGTGGTGTCGGGTATGGAGCAAGGGAGTGGAGAATACTTCGTTCGGATCGGAGTGGGGAGCCCTCCAAGAAGCCAATACATAGTGATTGACTCCGGAAGTGATATCGTTTGGGTCCAGTGTCAACCTTGTAGCCAGTGTTACCACCAGTCCGACCCGATCTTTGACCCAGCCCATTCTGCTTCTTATATGGGAGTCTCCTGCAGCTCCTCAGTCTGCGGCCACCTCCAGAACCCTGGCTGCCATGCGGGTCGATGCCGCTACGAGGCCTCCTACGGGGACGGGTCCTATACGGAGGGCACGCTTGCCCTCGAGACTCTTACGTTGGGGAGCACCCTCATCCAGAACGTGGCCATCGGCTGCGGCCATATGAATCGGGGCATGTTTGTGGGAGCCGCTGGTCTTTTGGGGCTTGGGGGTGGGCCCATGTCTTTTGTGGGTCAGCTCGCCGGCCAGACCGGCGGTGCTTTTACTTACTGCTTAGTTAGCCGGGCCCGCCGCAGTGGTACTGCTAGTGACACTGACGACGCAGCAGCAGCAAGCGAATTGGGCGGCGGAGGAGGAGGGTCTATTGAGTTCGGGCGGGAGGCGATGCCCGTGGGTGCTGCGTGGGTCCCTCTGATCCGGAACCCACGGGCCccgagtttttattttgtgggcCTTGCGGGTCTTGGGGTTGGAGGGATGCGGGTACCCATATCGGAAGACATATTCGGGCAAAGCGAAGGAGGGGTTGTGATGGACACGGGCACCGCCGTCACAAGGTTCCCGACGGTGGCTTATGAGGCGTTCCGGGACGCTTTCGTTCAGCAGACCTCCAACCTCCCTCGCCTCTCCTCGGGAGTCTCCATCTTTGACACTTGCTACGACCTCAACGGTTTCGTGTCGGTTCGGGTGCCCACCGTTTCGTTTTATTTCTCGGGTGCGGGTGGACCCATCCTCACCCTTCCGGCCAGCAATTTTCTAATTCCGGTGGATGACAAGGGCAGTTTTTGCTTTGCATTTGCTCCTTCCCCATCCGGGCTTTCCATAATAGGCAACATTCAGCAAGAGGGCATCCAGATTTCATTCGATGG